The DNA window CTTTTGCATCGCGAATTCAGGGGCAATGCCTGCTTTTAGATGCGTGACGAATTTGGTCATCAGAACATTGGTCGCCTTGTCGTCAACATTCCACAGGCTCGCAACAACTTGACCGGCTCCGGCGGTTTTCCAGGTTTTGGAAATGCCGAAATGCCCTCCTTCAAAAGTCCGCCCCAAACCAGTCTGACATGCGCTTAAAACCACCAAAGGATGATGGTTCTTCCAACCGGGAAATTGCTCAACCCGAATTTCTCCGGCCCAATAATGTTTCTGCGCCATCGCGATATAGCTGCGGGTCAAGGGATTGTTATTATTGGAAACCGCGTGACTTGCGATGTAGACTAAGCCGGTATCACGCCGCTTGCTGATCGCGCGCCTCAATGCACTGGTAGTCGCTTTCTCGCCAATCAAAACGGTGTTGTTCGGGTCCGGAAGCAAGTTCGAGACAGCCAATGCCTCTTCCTTTGCGCCGGGCAAATCGCGCCATTTTTGTGACGTATGGCTCGTCAAGTCGGGGTTGCCAACGATCACGGCCTTGTTGATATCAATAGCGCCGAAGTCGAAGCCAATTTGATCTTCGCCAAGCGACAAGACATCCGGCATGACCACTAGCGACCAGTTCTCTGCTAAATAGCCATTAGCTAGCGGGAGAGCAGCATAAGGTGCCGTTCCTGAATCCTTGGCGGCCACAATCAGCAATCGGCCTGCGCGCGAACCTAGCACGTCAGAGACATGGCCGGGCAACAAGCTGTCAGCGGCGTCCTTCAACCCGCGGCGGCGCGCTTCAATGGCAGTCTTTGTTCTGTCTTCTTTTTCAAGATTTGCAATTTCCGCTGGTGTTAATTCCTCTTCACCCTGCTCTCTCAGTGTTCGCGTTCCAGCCATCCGTGTGACGCCGAGATCGTCTGACATCTGGCTCAGGCCCGTATAAGGAGCATCTCCCCTGCCGCTAACAACCCGGCCGTCCGGCGCTATGAGCCATGCTTCCATATAACCATCCTCGGTCATGTGATGGATCAGCGCATATGTTTCTGGCTCTTGCCTGCTCAAGCTAGCCAAGTTGGTGTGAATGGCCTCAAGAGTCAGTTTTGCGGCCACCAAGTCAGGCTCTTTACCGGGAATGACAACGTGACCTGTCTGCTCTTTTCGCCTGATCTGTTTTGCAAATAGAGTTGAGCCAGCGACCGCCTCAAGCAGCTTTTGCTGACCTCGCTCGCTGAGGCTTTCCGGCATCTCGAAAAAGTCTGCTGGCTCGGGCAAATCGACAAACCGGTTGGGCAGATTGGCGAGTGCTTCGTCGCTGACGCCTTCCAGTTGCACGGGAGATTCTAGGGTATTCTGTGCCACATTGTCGCAGCCAGAAAGTACCAATGATATAAGCGTGGCGAAGACTATTTTTTTCAAAATAAATTTCTCCTATTCGTGCCGTAATCTCACCTAGCTAAATACCGATTCTTTCAGAGAAGATTTTCGAAGAATGTAATCGGTGAGCATGCTTTACGTCGATACCCTTGAAACATAACGGCTGACGTTCTTGGCCATGACATCAAGCGGGGCATTACCGCCCAAAATCACTGCGTCGTTAAACGCTTTGAAGTCATATTTGCCGCCGAGTGCGGTTTTCGCCAAGCCACGTTGGCGGATGATTTCGCTGTGGCCTACCTTGTACCCGCAGGCTTGGCCTGGCCAGCTGCAATAACGGTCAACTTCGCTTGCGACTTCATCGGGCTTGCTGCCATTGCGCTGAACGAAGAAATCGACCGCCTTCTGGCGGCTCCAGCGTTTATGGTGGAGGCCAGTGTCGACCACCATTCGGCATGCGCGGAAGGCGAGCGATTGAAGATAACCAAGACGCCCGACTTTGAATTCGTCATAAGCGCCGAGTTCATCGGCAATTTGCTCACCATACAGTGCCCAGCCTTCACTGAATGCGTTGAAGGCAAGAATGCTGCGGATCAATGGCAGCCGGTTCGAATACTCCCCTTCCCACACATGGCCAGGGATAGTTTCATGATATGTCAGATCGGCAAGGTCATATTTCCGGTGC is part of the Pontixanthobacter gangjinensis genome and encodes:
- a CDS encoding CHAT domain-containing protein, translated to MKKIVFATLISLVLSGCDNVAQNTLESPVQLEGVSDEALANLPNRFVDLPEPADFFEMPESLSERGQQKLLEAVAGSTLFAKQIRRKEQTGHVVIPGKEPDLVAAKLTLEAIHTNLASLSRQEPETYALIHHMTEDGYMEAWLIAPDGRVVSGRGDAPYTGLSQMSDDLGVTRMAGTRTLREQGEEELTPAEIANLEKEDRTKTAIEARRRGLKDAADSLLPGHVSDVLGSRAGRLLIVAAKDSGTAPYAALPLANGYLAENWSLVVMPDVLSLGEDQIGFDFGAIDINKAVIVGNPDLTSHTSQKWRDLPGAKEEALAVSNLLPDPNNTVLIGEKATTSALRRAISKRRDTGLVYIASHAVSNNNNPLTRSYIAMAQKHYWAGEIRVEQFPGWKNHHPLVVLSACQTGLGRTFEGGHFGISKTWKTAGAGQVVASLWNVDDKATNVLMTKFVTHLKAGIAPEFAMQKAQIDTLHYENRPNNRPYFNDPKKWASFTVFGQPSLNSAP